A part of Amblyraja radiata isolate CabotCenter1 chromosome 23, sAmbRad1.1.pri, whole genome shotgun sequence genomic DNA contains:
- the LOC116986148 gene encoding transcription elongation factor A protein 1-like isoform X1, with product MGKLEEIVRIAKKMDKMVSKKNTNGAIDLLKELKSIPMTLDLLQSTRVGMSVNAVRKQSTDEEVTTLAKSLIKSWKKLLDGPAGDKEAEDKKKECSTSSKNSSDSTEQSSSKRPEQRTPITPKMTSFPPIPVTSDTVRNKCRELLSAALQTDNDYVAIGTDCEHMAAQIEEIVFQEMSNTDMKYKNRVRSRIANLKDTKNPNLRKNVLCGNISAEQIARMTAEEMASDELREIRKALTNEAIREHQMARTSGSETDLFVCGKCKKNNCTYTQVQTRSADEPMTTFVFCNECGNRWKFC from the exons ATGGGAAAGTTGGAGGAGATCGTGCGCATCGCCAAGAAGATGGATAAGATGGTGTCGAAGAAGAACACG AATGGTGCTATCGATTTATTGAAGGAGCTTAAAAGCATACCAATGACTTTGGATCTTTTGCag TCCACACGGGTGGGGATGTCTGTGAATGCTGTTAGAAAACAAAGCACAGATGAAGAAGTCACAACACTTGCCAAATCACTCATCAAATCATGGAAAAAACTATTAG ATGGCCCAGCAGGAGACAAAGAGGCTGAGGATAAGAAAAAAGAATGTTCAACTTCCTCCAAAAACAGTTCAGATTCCACAGAGCAAAG CTCCAGTAAGAGACCAGAACAAAGAACACCCATAACTCCAAAGATGACATCATTTCCACCTATTCCTGTTACCAGTGATACCGTCCGCAACAAATGTAGAGAGTTATTGTCAGCTGCTCTGCAAACAGACA ATGATTATGTTGCAATCGGAACTGACTGTGAACACATGGCAGCACAGATTGAAGAAA TAGTCTTCCAAGAGATGAGCAACACAGACATGAAATACAAAAACCGCGTGAGAAGCAGGATAGCCAACTTAAAGGACACAAAGAACCCCAATTTAAGGAAAAATGTTCTGTGTGGGAATATTTCAGCAGAGCAGATTGCAAGGATGACAGCTGAG gaaaTGGCCAGTGATGAGTTGAGGGAGATTCGGAAGGCTTTAACCAATGAAGCTATCAGAGAGCATCAGATGGCCAGAACCAGCGGCAGCGAGACCGATTTATTTGTTTGCGGAAAGTGCAAGAAGAATAACTGCACATACACACAG GTCCAAACACGAAGTGCAGATGAACCTATGACAACGTTTGTCTTTTGCAATGAATGTGGCAATAGATGGAAG TTCTGTTAA
- the LOC116986055 gene encoding regulator of G-protein signaling 17-like codes for MPRSAKPTADEIHLWAQSFDKLLKTPAGRNSFREFLRTEYSEENMLFWLACEDFKTEANISAIEDKARTIYEDFISILSPKEVSLDSRVREVINKKMEEPSNQVFDDAQLQIYTLMHRDSYPRFLNSSIYNSLLQMSTSTASES; via the exons ATGCCACGCAGTGCCAAGCCGACAGCAGATGAAATACACTTATGGGCTCAATCCTTTGACAAGCTGCTGAAAACACCAGCAGGGAGAAACAGCTTCAGAGAATTCTTAAGAACTGAATATAGTGAAGAAAACATGCTCTTTTGGCTAGCGTGCGAGGATTTCAAAACCGAAGCAAATATAAGTGCTATTGAGGACAAAGCACGAACTATCTATGAAGACTTTATTTCAATACTTTCTCCGAAAGAG gtcagcctcgATTCACGAGTGCGTGAAGTCATCAACAAAAAGATGGAGGAACCGTCAAACCAGGTATTCGACGACGCACAGCTACAGATTTATACCTTGATGCACAGGGACTCGTACCCACGGTTCCTGAACTCTTCCATTTACAATTCTCTGCTCCAGATGTCGACCAGCACAGCTTCAGAATCCTAA
- the LOC116986148 gene encoding transcription elongation factor A protein 1-like isoform X2 codes for MTLDLLQSTRVGMSVNAVRKQSTDEEVTTLAKSLIKSWKKLLDGPAGDKEAEDKKKECSTSSKNSSDSTEQSSSKRPEQRTPITPKMTSFPPIPVTSDTVRNKCRELLSAALQTDNDYVAIGTDCEHMAAQIEEIVFQEMSNTDMKYKNRVRSRIANLKDTKNPNLRKNVLCGNISAEQIARMTAEEMASDELREIRKALTNEAIREHQMARTSGSETDLFVCGKCKKNNCTYTQVQTRSADEPMTTFVFCNECGNRWKFC; via the exons ATGACTTTGGATCTTTTGCag TCCACACGGGTGGGGATGTCTGTGAATGCTGTTAGAAAACAAAGCACAGATGAAGAAGTCACAACACTTGCCAAATCACTCATCAAATCATGGAAAAAACTATTAG ATGGCCCAGCAGGAGACAAAGAGGCTGAGGATAAGAAAAAAGAATGTTCAACTTCCTCCAAAAACAGTTCAGATTCCACAGAGCAAAG CTCCAGTAAGAGACCAGAACAAAGAACACCCATAACTCCAAAGATGACATCATTTCCACCTATTCCTGTTACCAGTGATACCGTCCGCAACAAATGTAGAGAGTTATTGTCAGCTGCTCTGCAAACAGACA ATGATTATGTTGCAATCGGAACTGACTGTGAACACATGGCAGCACAGATTGAAGAAA TAGTCTTCCAAGAGATGAGCAACACAGACATGAAATACAAAAACCGCGTGAGAAGCAGGATAGCCAACTTAAAGGACACAAAGAACCCCAATTTAAGGAAAAATGTTCTGTGTGGGAATATTTCAGCAGAGCAGATTGCAAGGATGACAGCTGAG gaaaTGGCCAGTGATGAGTTGAGGGAGATTCGGAAGGCTTTAACCAATGAAGCTATCAGAGAGCATCAGATGGCCAGAACCAGCGGCAGCGAGACCGATTTATTTGTTTGCGGAAAGTGCAAGAAGAATAACTGCACATACACACAG GTCCAAACACGAAGTGCAGATGAACCTATGACAACGTTTGTCTTTTGCAATGAATGTGGCAATAGATGGAAG TTCTGTTAA